One genomic region from Microcystis panniformis FACHB-1757 encodes:
- the nusB gene encoding transcription antitermination factor NusB, translating to MPPRQQPRRIARELALLSLSQIKGNPENLEQQTLNDLILVAVRTLTVEIQETLETAAAEISRGNERILASDTKATNLKSAQTMVKEAISLTHNAINRLGTVIDFPEIVQLSSQYEVREYALELIGTVYRRRAEIEQELTSALVDWQLHRLPRIDRDILQIAVAEMLYLDIPQKVAINEAIELAKRYSDDEGYRFINGVLRRVTNKLNETEKALSTQS from the coding sequence ATGCCTCCCCGTCAACAACCCCGTCGCATTGCTCGAGAACTTGCCCTTTTGAGTTTAAGTCAGATTAAAGGCAATCCTGAAAACCTGGAACAGCAAACTTTAAACGATTTAATTTTAGTTGCAGTTAGAACCTTAACCGTCGAAATTCAAGAAACCTTAGAAACCGCTGCCGCTGAAATTAGTCGTGGTAATGAACGGATTCTCGCTAGTGATACTAAGGCAACAAATCTAAAAAGCGCCCAAACCATGGTAAAAGAAGCAATTTCTCTTACCCACAATGCCATTAATCGTTTAGGAACCGTGATAGATTTTCCCGAAATTGTCCAGTTATCTAGTCAGTACGAAGTGCGGGAATATGCCCTAGAATTAATCGGTACAGTCTATCGTCGTCGTGCGGAAATTGAACAGGAATTAACCAGTGCTTTAGTGGATTGGCAACTGCATCGTTTACCAAGAATTGATCGGGATATCCTGCAAATTGCCGTGGCAGAAATGCTCTATCTCGATATACCTCAAAAAGTAGCAATTAATGAGGCGATCGAATTAGCCAAACGTTATTCTGATGATGAAGGTTATCGCTTTATTAATGGCGTTCTCCGACGGGTAACGAATAAGCTAAACGAAACAGAAAAAGCCCTATCTACCCAGAGTTAA
- a CDS encoding CYTH domain-containing protein, protein MSVEIERKFLVKGDSWRSLATGKLYRQGYIPTQDGLTTVRVRVVGERGYLTIKGKTEGMSRQEFEYVIPLEDAALMLENLCKKPLIEKIRHRISLDNLTWEVDEFWGDNQGLIMAEIELEQEDQVITIPDWIGEEVTGDERYYNSNLQKFPYKMW, encoded by the coding sequence ATGTCTGTTGAAATTGAACGGAAATTTCTAGTTAAAGGGGATTCTTGGCGATCGCTTGCGACTGGCAAGTTGTATCGTCAGGGATATATTCCTACCCAAGATGGATTGACAACTGTGCGAGTTCGTGTAGTTGGAGAGCGGGGTTATTTAACCATTAAAGGCAAGACTGAGGGCATGAGTCGTCAGGAATTCGAGTATGTAATTCCCCTAGAAGATGCGGCGCTCATGTTAGAAAACCTCTGTAAGAAACCTTTAATTGAAAAGATTCGTCATCGCATTTCTCTGGATAATTTAACTTGGGAAGTTGATGAATTTTGGGGGGATAATCAAGGTTTGATTATGGCTGAAATTGAGTTAGAACAAGAGGATCAAGTCATTACTATTCCCGATTGGATCGGCGAAGAAGTCACGGGAGATGAGCGATACTACAATAGCAATTTACAGAAATTTCCCTATAAAATGTGGTGA
- a CDS encoding MgPME-cyclase complex family protein: MTTYYYLVASQKFLEEEAIEKEVLKERIRNYQEKGQEIDFWLIANPAFLDTPAFADIKKKTPQPAAAIVSLNQQFITWLKLRLEYVITGQFEAPSDTISDPLK; the protein is encoded by the coding sequence ATGACAACTTATTATTATTTGGTAGCCAGTCAAAAGTTTTTAGAAGAAGAAGCGATCGAAAAGGAAGTTTTGAAGGAAAGAATCAGGAATTATCAAGAAAAAGGTCAAGAAATTGATTTTTGGTTAATTGCCAATCCAGCTTTTTTAGATACTCCCGCTTTTGCCGATATCAAAAAGAAAACTCCCCAACCAGCAGCGGCAATTGTTTCTCTCAACCAACAGTTTATTACTTGGCTGAAATTGCGTCTAGAATACGTTATTACTGGACAGTTTGAGGCTCCTTCCGATACTATTTCCGATCCGTTAAAATAA
- a CDS encoding pyridoxine 5'-phosphate synthase, giving the protein MLTLGVNIDHVATIRQARRTVEPAPVAAAVLAEIGGADGITVHLREDRRHIQDRDVRILRQTVRTHLNLEMAPTEEMIAIALDIKPDYVTLVPEKREEVTTEGGIDILGNFDRFCQVVERLQSANIPVSWFIDADFAQIQAAANTGAKFIELHTGQYAEAQQESDRQAQLTILKEGCEYASSLGLRVNAGHGLTYWNVYAVACLPNMEELNIGHTIISRAVLVGLERAVREMKLAMRGQL; this is encoded by the coding sequence TTGCTGACTTTGGGTGTCAATATCGACCATGTGGCCACAATTCGCCAAGCTCGCCGTACCGTGGAACCAGCTCCCGTGGCGGCGGCAGTTTTGGCTGAAATCGGCGGTGCTGATGGTATTACCGTTCACTTGCGCGAGGATCGTCGTCATATCCAGGATCGCGATGTGCGGATTCTCCGGCAAACGGTGCGGACTCATCTGAATCTGGAAATGGCCCCGACGGAGGAAATGATCGCCATTGCTCTCGATATTAAACCCGATTATGTCACCCTTGTCCCCGAAAAGCGCGAGGAAGTGACCACGGAAGGGGGGATCGATATACTGGGCAATTTTGACCGTTTTTGTCAGGTTGTCGAGCGCCTGCAATCGGCTAATATTCCCGTTAGTTGGTTTATTGATGCCGATTTTGCCCAAATTCAAGCGGCCGCTAATACGGGGGCGAAATTTATTGAACTCCACACCGGTCAATACGCCGAAGCACAACAGGAGAGCGATCGTCAAGCACAATTAACAATTCTTAAAGAAGGTTGTGAATACGCTTCCTCTCTCGGTTTGCGGGTGAATGCTGGTCACGGTTTGACCTATTGGAATGTTTATGCCGTCGCCTGTTTGCCCAATATGGAAGAATTGAACATTGGTCACACAATTATCAGTCGTGCGGTTTTAGTTGGGTTGGAACGGGCTGTTAGGGAAATGAAATTGGCTATGCGTGGGCAATTGTAA
- a CDS encoding YbaB/EbfC family nucleoid-associated protein, with product MAQGQGFGFGLGKIKELQDAFQKAQQVQQGAKVLQEELENMEIPGQSENGFVTVYLSGNQEPRGIEIDPALLSQDLEIVAESILEAMKVAYSASTETMRAKMEELTSGLNIPSM from the coding sequence ATGGCACAAGGACAAGGATTCGGATTCGGTCTCGGTAAGATTAAAGAATTACAAGACGCTTTCCAAAAAGCGCAACAGGTGCAACAAGGGGCCAAAGTTCTGCAAGAAGAACTGGAAAATATGGAAATTCCCGGCCAGAGTGAAAATGGCTTCGTGACAGTCTATCTCAGTGGCAACCAAGAACCCCGGGGTATTGAAATCGACCCTGCTCTCCTCTCCCAAGATCTGGAGATTGTGGCCGAGTCTATTCTAGAAGCCATGAAAGTCGCCTATAGTGCCTCCACGGAAACCATGCGCGCCAAAATGGAAGAACTGACCAGTGGTTTAAATATCCCCAGTATGTAA
- a CDS encoding DUF4377 domain-containing protein, which translates to MNAKKTGIFLTIALSCALAGKAAIANTSPLEGTRWKLRGWTAGSLVKETEITAAFQKNILSGSAGCNQYNTGYQVNNDTLQINQAIATTKKACPEPEMKQENQYLAALQGVEQFQVTAKGDLQLFYRTPEGLGILTFTPAPTTTRTERTIYIHSRKQPCSQGTTKDCLQMREKPEENWRLFPNSIEGFDYKPGFFYQIKVSVETVSNPATNQSSETWKLLEVISQTPEKETPRAWFDRPLTNWNKAKAPIPKSPVKTVIDNQCREQVRPAITANDQALNKAGWLLYGSVQTYGKTSVISAMSGVDGMCRPMGYQDFVFVDGKFAGTLSPRPMDSRTDGASQRIVLQNSDRIIVVFNRYKDTDPLCCPSQLSRVIYQIETVSGVPVLVPKEAETEAVRN; encoded by the coding sequence TTGAACGCCAAAAAAACGGGAATTTTCTTGACAATTGCCCTAAGTTGTGCTTTAGCGGGGAAAGCGGCGATCGCTAATACTTCCCCTTTGGAGGGGACTCGATGGAAACTAAGGGGGTGGACAGCCGGAAGTTTGGTGAAAGAAACGGAAATTACTGCCGCTTTCCAGAAAAATATCCTCAGTGGTTCGGCTGGATGCAACCAGTATAATACTGGCTATCAAGTCAATAATGACACGCTTCAGATCAACCAAGCGATCGCTACTACGAAAAAAGCTTGTCCAGAACCGGAGATGAAACAGGAAAATCAATATCTTGCTGCCTTGCAAGGAGTGGAACAATTCCAAGTGACAGCTAAAGGCGATTTACAATTATTTTATCGTACTCCCGAAGGTTTAGGAATACTCACTTTTACCCCCGCACCAACTACCACGCGCACGGAAAGGACAATTTATATCCATTCTAGGAAACAACCCTGTAGCCAAGGCACAACCAAAGACTGTTTACAGATGCGAGAGAAACCAGAGGAAAACTGGAGATTGTTCCCTAATAGTATCGAGGGATTTGATTATAAACCAGGATTTTTCTATCAAATTAAAGTTAGCGTTGAAACCGTCTCCAATCCAGCTACTAATCAAAGTTCGGAAACATGGAAGCTATTAGAAGTTATTAGCCAAACCCCAGAAAAAGAGACTCCGCGAGCTTGGTTTGATCGACCGTTAACTAATTGGAATAAAGCCAAGGCCCCTATCCCCAAATCTCCCGTTAAAACCGTGATCGATAACCAGTGTCGTGAACAGGTTCGTCCGGCAATTACTGCCAATGATCAAGCGCTTAATAAAGCAGGATGGTTACTGTACGGATCCGTGCAAACCTATGGTAAAACTAGCGTTATTTCGGCCATGAGTGGAGTGGATGGAATGTGCCGACCAATGGGTTATCAAGACTTTGTTTTTGTCGATGGTAAATTCGCTGGCACTCTTTCCCCGCGACCGATGGATTCCCGCACTGATGGTGCATCTCAGAGAATTGTTTTACAAAATAGCGATCGAATTATTGTGGTTTTTAATCGCTATAAAGATACGGATCCTCTCTGTTGTCCTTCCCAATTAAGTCGCGTTATTTATCAAATTGAAACAGTCAGCGGAGTGCCAGTGCTTGTTCCCAAAGAAGCGGAAACAGAAGCAGTGAGAAACTAA
- a CDS encoding DUF3153 domain-containing protein — translation MNQPTTEKIGKTRFILPFLCGIFLFLTGCVRYDVGINFPHQHHGEIIQHITLGQRLTSLSQTEATKWLNSIEQRAKLLKGKTDHISEREIIVTIPFSNSQELEEKFNQFFDPSSSFKIKNSPNTDDSKLLQLDSKLAVTEQDWFFLNQKNLKLTVDLRALGVLSEQGNIIISPGSLVDIDFALKTPLAGQNIEDDSGLNPPVEQVDNQLIWHLKPGEINTIAAAFWVPNYLGIGTIVIVLITVFAYYLKYKRLPGVSPST, via the coding sequence ATGAATCAACCAACCACCGAAAAAATCGGGAAAACCCGCTTTATTCTGCCCTTTTTATGCGGTATTTTTCTCTTTTTAACTGGCTGTGTCCGTTACGATGTGGGCATTAATTTTCCCCACCAACACCACGGGGAAATTATTCAACATATCACCCTCGGACAACGTTTAACCAGTCTCAGTCAAACCGAAGCCACTAAATGGTTAAATAGTATCGAACAGAGGGCAAAATTACTTAAGGGGAAAACCGATCATATTTCCGAACGAGAAATAATTGTCACTATTCCCTTTAGTAATAGTCAGGAATTAGAGGAAAAATTCAATCAGTTTTTTGATCCTAGTTCTTCCTTTAAAATCAAAAATTCCCCTAATACCGATGATAGCAAATTACTGCAACTAGATTCAAAACTGGCAGTTACAGAACAAGATTGGTTCTTTTTGAACCAGAAAAACTTAAAATTAACCGTTGATTTGCGGGCTTTGGGTGTACTTTCCGAACAGGGAAATATTATCATTAGCCCCGGTTCCTTAGTCGATATCGACTTCGCTTTAAAGACTCCCTTAGCCGGTCAAAATATTGAAGATGACTCAGGATTAAATCCCCCGGTAGAACAAGTTGACAATCAGTTAATTTGGCATTTAAAACCGGGAGAAATTAACACCATTGCGGCAGCTTTTTGGGTTCCTAACTATTTAGGTATCGGCACAATAGTTATTGTTTTAATAACAGTTTTTGCCTATTACTTGAAATATAAACGCTTGCCCGGTGTATCCCCATCGACTTAA
- the fbp gene encoding class 1 fructose-bisphosphatase, with translation MVSNIPFSIPEYSLDRDCTTLSRHVLQQLQSFSPDAQDLSAIMSRIALAGKLIARRLSKAGLMADVLGFTGETNVQGESVKKMDVFANEVFISVFKQSGLVCRLASEEMDKPYYIPENCPIGRYTLLYDPIDGSSNVDINLNVGSIFAIRQQEDNDLDGEAQDLLQNGRKQIAAGYILYGPSTILVYSIGRGVHAFVLDPSLGEFILAQENIIIPDHGPIYSTNEGNFWQWDEAIRDYTRYVHRHDGYTARYSGALVGDIHRILMQGGVFLYPGTVKNPQGKLRLIYETAPLAFLIEQAGGKASDGVTNLLDIVPDKLHTRTPLVIGSIEDVKLVESFIADRRHRDRV, from the coding sequence ATGGTTAGCAATATTCCCTTTTCTATCCCCGAATATAGCCTCGATCGAGATTGTACCACCCTCTCCCGTCACGTCCTGCAACAACTACAAAGCTTTTCCCCCGACGCGCAGGATTTAAGCGCAATTATGAGTCGGATTGCCCTAGCGGGGAAATTAATTGCCCGTCGTCTCAGTAAAGCGGGATTAATGGCGGATGTGCTAGGTTTTACCGGAGAAACCAACGTACAAGGGGAATCGGTCAAGAAAATGGACGTTTTTGCCAATGAAGTCTTTATCTCGGTTTTTAAGCAAAGTGGTTTAGTTTGCCGTCTTGCTTCCGAGGAAATGGATAAACCCTATTATATCCCAGAAAACTGTCCCATCGGTCGCTATACCCTACTCTACGACCCGATCGATGGTTCTTCCAATGTGGATATTAACCTAAATGTGGGTTCGATTTTTGCCATCCGTCAACAGGAAGACAATGATTTAGACGGAGAGGCGCAGGATTTACTGCAAAATGGTCGTAAACAAATCGCCGCCGGCTATATTCTCTACGGACCCTCGACTATTTTAGTTTACTCGATCGGTCGCGGTGTTCATGCCTTTGTCCTTGACCCCAGTTTAGGGGAATTTATCCTTGCCCAAGAGAATATTATTATCCCCGATCACGGTCCGATTTATAGTACCAATGAGGGCAATTTTTGGCAGTGGGATGAGGCAATTCGCGACTATACCCGTTATGTTCACCGTCATGATGGTTACACGGCCCGTTACAGTGGGGCATTAGTGGGAGATATCCATCGAATTTTAATGCAGGGTGGTGTTTTTCTTTATCCGGGTACTGTTAAAAATCCCCAGGGAAAATTGCGCCTAATTTATGAAACTGCCCCCCTTGCTTTTTTAATTGAACAGGCAGGAGGTAAAGCTAGTGATGGGGTGACAAATCTTTTAGATATCGTTCCCGATAAATTACACACCCGCACACCTTTAGTGATCGGTAGTATCGAAGATGTTAAATTAGTAGAGTCTTTTATCGCTGATCGTCGTCATCGCGATCGAGTTTAA
- a CDS encoding type II toxin-antitoxin system PemK/MazF family toxin gives MDSPDRGQVWLVDLGYVAKVRPCLVISIPARNQERALATLVPHTTSSRGSRFEVKVQARFLREGVFDVQNIVTIPHAKLLRKLGNLTSEQMMEVENALLFWLGFEERNDQESED, from the coding sequence ATGGATAGCCCTGATCGTGGTCAGGTTTGGCTGGTTGATCTGGGTTATGTGGCCAAAGTCAGACCCTGTTTGGTTATCAGTATTCCTGCGCGCAATCAAGAGCGTGCCTTAGCGACTCTGGTTCCACATACGACAAGCTCTCGTGGTTCAAGATTTGAAGTGAAAGTCCAAGCTCGCTTCCTTAGAGAAGGAGTCTTTGATGTACAAAACATCGTTACAATTCCCCATGCAAAGCTTTTGCGTAAATTAGGAAATCTGACATCTGAGCAAATGATGGAGGTTGAGAATGCGTTACTTTTTTGGCTAGGGTTTGAAGAGAGGAATGATCAAGAAAGCGAAGATTAG
- a CDS encoding type II toxin-antitoxin system VapC family toxin has protein sequence MRLLLDTHIFLWFLNGDPQLSQDFCDAIKDAKNSVYLSVASIWEAIIKYQLGKLPLPESPEVYLPKQRDRHQIASLTIDEESIAYLMKLPPLHRDPFDRLLICQAIQNDLIIITVDQKIRSYPIITTL, from the coding sequence ATGCGACTTTTACTCGATACTCATATCTTTCTCTGGTTTCTTAATGGAGATCCTCAACTTTCACAAGATTTTTGTGATGCCATTAAAGACGCTAAAAATAGCGTATATTTAAGTGTAGCCTCCATCTGGGAAGCCATTATTAAATATCAATTAGGTAAACTTCCCTTGCCAGAATCACCAGAAGTTTATCTGCCCAAACAACGCGATCGCCATCAAATAGCGAGTTTAACGATTGATGAAGAAAGCATCGCCTATTTAATGAAATTACCTCCCTTGCATCGTGATCCCTTTGATAGACTGCTAATTTGTCAAGCAATCCAAAATGATTTAATCATTATTACAGTTGACCAAAAAATTCGCTCCTACCCAATCATTACAACCTTATAA
- a CDS encoding DUF2281 domain-containing protein, with translation MTTRERLIQEISQISEEIVEELLDFLLFTQARRNQQKEPKTPRPYALCQGEFTVPADFDDPLPDEILQDFENPL, from the coding sequence ATGACAACTAGAGAAAGACTGATCCAAGAAATATCTCAAATCTCCGAAGAAATTGTTGAAGAACTGCTTGACTTTTTATTATTTACCCAAGCCAGAAGGAATCAACAAAAAGAGCCAAAAACGCCTAGACCCTACGCCCTCTGTCAAGGAGAATTTACCGTTCCTGCTGACTTTGACGATCCCTTACCCGATGAAATCCTACAGGACTTTGAAAACCCTTTATAA
- a CDS encoding cation:proton antiporter, which produces MNTLTIAWIVVPFLSGFIGYLLSRWAKYLSLITSVISLAYSLLLFSQSSPITLNLLDNYGVKLVADQLSAYFILTNALVTMAVIFYNWESSKTAFFYAQAIILHGSINSVFVCEDFISVYVALEVISIAAFLVIAYPRSDRSLWVALRYLFISNVAMLFYLIGAVLVYKANNSFAFAGLKGAPPEALALIFMGLLVKGGIFVSGLWLPMTHSESETSVSALMSGVVVKAGIFPLLRCALILEDLDGLIRLLGVLTAIFGVSYAVFEKDSKRMLAFSTIVQLGFILAAPPVSGFYTLTHGLVKSSLFLLVGVLPSRNFKELQQQAIPNSLWIAIVIASFSISGFPLLSGFGAKALTMKNLLPWQEVAINLAAVGTAIATAKFIFLPHAKVTTGRKLTLSGWLGIILLLTALFIANAVYFDAYNLGNISKALGIIAIGWGLYLGIFKKLSLQLSKAGEQFDNLVGMMAVMLMLLFSLILAQLAPSFLAFS; this is translated from the coding sequence ATGAATACTCTAACGATCGCTTGGATAGTCGTTCCCTTTTTGAGCGGCTTTATTGGCTATTTACTGTCTCGCTGGGCTAAATATCTGTCCTTAATTACTTCTGTTATCTCTCTCGCCTATTCTCTCCTTCTATTTAGCCAATCCTCCCCCATAACCCTCAACCTACTGGATAATTATGGCGTGAAACTGGTAGCCGATCAGTTAAGTGCCTATTTTATCCTCACTAATGCCCTGGTGACGATGGCAGTTATTTTTTATAACTGGGAAAGTAGCAAAACCGCCTTTTTTTACGCCCAAGCTATCATTCTCCACGGCAGCATTAATTCTGTCTTCGTCTGTGAGGATTTTATTAGCGTTTACGTTGCCTTAGAAGTAATTAGTATTGCCGCTTTTCTGGTGATTGCCTACCCTCGCAGCGATCGCTCTCTCTGGGTTGCCCTGCGTTATCTGTTTATCAGCAATGTGGCGATGTTATTTTACCTTATTGGCGCAGTTTTAGTCTATAAAGCCAATAATTCCTTTGCTTTTGCTGGTTTAAAGGGCGCACCTCCCGAAGCCTTGGCTTTAATCTTCATGGGATTATTAGTCAAAGGGGGAATCTTTGTCTCGGGATTATGGCTACCGATGACACACTCGGAATCGGAAACCTCCGTCTCGGCGCTGATGTCGGGGGTGGTGGTAAAAGCTGGCATTTTTCCCCTCCTGCGCTGTGCTTTAATCCTAGAGGATTTGGATGGACTAATTCGGCTTTTGGGGGTGCTAACGGCGATTTTTGGCGTATCCTACGCAGTTTTTGAAAAGGATAGCAAGCGGATGTTAGCCTTTAGCACGATCGTGCAGCTGGGTTTTATTTTGGCTGCCCCACCGGTAAGCGGTTTTTATACCCTTACCCACGGATTAGTTAAATCTTCCCTATTTCTATTAGTGGGAGTTTTACCCAGTCGCAATTTTAAAGAATTACAGCAACAAGCGATCCCTAATTCCCTCTGGATTGCTATTGTTATCGCCAGTTTTTCCATCTCTGGATTCCCCTTATTATCCGGTTTTGGGGCGAAAGCGTTAACGATGAAAAATTTATTACCTTGGCAAGAGGTAGCCATCAATTTAGCAGCCGTAGGTACAGCGATCGCCACTGCCAAATTTATCTTTTTACCCCACGCAAAAGTTACCACTGGGAGAAAGTTAACCTTGAGTGGATGGTTAGGAATAATACTATTGTTAACTGCCTTGTTTATAGCCAATGCTGTCTATTTCGATGCCTACAACCTGGGAAATATCAGCAAAGCTTTAGGGATTATTGCTATCGGTTGGGGGTTGTATCTAGGGATATTTAAAAAGCTGTCCTTACAATTATCAAAAGCTGGGGAACAATTTGATAATCTCGTCGGTATGATGGCTGTTATGTTAATGCTTTTGTTTTCTTTAATCCTAGCCCAATTAGCTCCCTCATTCCTAGCTTTTAGCTAA
- a CDS encoding NADH-quinone oxidoreductase subunit K: MTIPLLELFVFATVLCGFLGTFLKKNLIMKIIAMDVMSTGVIAYYVVISSRDGLFTPILGTVKQQNYADPVPQAVILTAIVIGFSIQALMLVGVMKLAKDNPTLDSSEIEKNNTP, encoded by the coding sequence GTGACGATTCCCCTGCTAGAGTTGTTTGTATTCGCCACCGTTTTGTGCGGATTTTTAGGAACATTCCTGAAAAAAAACTTAATCATGAAGATTATCGCCATGGATGTCATGAGTACCGGCGTTATCGCCTACTATGTGGTGATTTCTTCCCGTGACGGTTTATTTACTCCCATCCTCGGTACAGTTAAACAGCAAAATTACGCCGATCCTGTACCCCAAGCAGTGATTTTAACAGCGATCGTCATCGGTTTTTCGATTCAGGCGTTAATGCTGGTGGGAGTGATGAAATTAGCCAAAGATAACCCCACCCTCGACAGCAGCGAGATAGAAAAAAATAACACACCATGA
- a CDS encoding cation:proton antiporter: MNTLTIAWISLPFLIGFIIYLLPRLDKYLALAATIISLAYSLLLFSQSSPITLNLLDNYGVKLVADQLSAYFILTNALVTMAVIFYNWESSKTAFFYAQAIILHGSINSVFLCEDFISVYVALEVISIAAFLVIAYPRSDRSLWVALRYLFISNVAMLFYLIGAVLVYKANNSFAFAGLKGAPPEALALIFMGLLVKGGIFVSGLWLPMTHSESETSVSALMSGVVVKAGIFPLLRCALILEDLDGLIRLLGVLTAIFGVSYAVFEKDSKRMLAFHTISQLGFILAAPVVSGFYTLTHGLVKSCLFLLAGVLPSRNFKELQQQSIPNSLWIALVVASFSISGFPLLSGFGAKALTMKNLVPWQEIMINLVAVGTAISFAKFIFLPHAGGESKQKLTIGFWIAIILLLAALFLSNAVYVEAYNILNIIKALAVIGAGWWLYLGVFKKLSLKLSRVWEQFDHLVGMMSIMLVLLFWMVLA; the protein is encoded by the coding sequence ATGAATACTTTAACGATCGCTTGGATAAGTTTACCCTTTTTGATCGGCTTTATCATCTATTTATTGCCCCGATTAGACAAATATCTGGCTCTCGCCGCCACTATTATCTCTCTCGCCTATTCTCTCCTTCTATTTAGCCAATCCTCCCCCATAACCCTCAACCTACTGGATAATTATGGCGTGAAACTGGTAGCCGATCAGTTAAGTGCCTATTTTATCCTCACCAATGCCCTGGTGACGATGGCAGTTATTTTTTATAACTGGGAAAGTAGCAAAACCGCCTTTTTTTACGCCCAAGCTATCATTCTCCACGGCAGCATTAATTCTGTCTTTCTCTGTGAAGATTTTATTAGCGTTTACGTTGCCTTAGAAGTAATTAGTATTGCCGCTTTTCTGGTGATTGCCTATCCTCGCAGCGATCGCTCTCTCTGGGTTGCCCTGCGTTATCTGTTTATCAGCAATGTGGCGATGTTATTTTACCTTATTGGCGCAGTTTTAGTCTATAAAGCCAATAATTCCTTTGCTTTTGCTGGTTTAAAGGGCGCACCTCCCGAAGCCTTGGCTTTAATCTTCATGGGATTATTAGTCAAAGGGGGAATCTTTGTCTCGGGATTATGGCTACCGATGACACACTCGGAATCGGAAACCTCCGTCTCGGCGCTGATGTCGGGGGTGGTGGTAAAAGCTGGCATTTTTCCCCTCCTGCGCTGTGCTTTAATCCTAGAGGATTTGGATGGACTAATTCGGCTTTTGGGGGTGCTAACGGCGATTTTTGGCGTATCCTACGCAGTTTTTGAAAAGGATAGCAAGCGGATGTTAGCCTTCCATACTATTTCCCAGTTAGGTTTTATTTTAGCCGCCCCGGTAGTCAGTGGTTTTTATACCCTTACCCACGGTTTAGTTAAATCTTGCCTATTTCTGTTAGCGGGAGTTTTACCCAGTCGCAATTTTAAAGAATTACAGCAACAATCGATCCCTAATTCCCTCTGGATTGCCCTAGTGGTTGCTAGTTTTTCTATCTCTGGATTCCCCCTATTATCCGGTTTTGGAGCGAAAGCGTTAACGATGAAAAATTTAGTCCCCTGGCAAGAGATTATGATCAATCTTGTGGCGGTGGGGACGGCGATTTCCTTTGCTAAATTTATCTTTTTACCCCACGCCGGTGGCGAAAGTAAACAGAAGCTAACTATCGGTTTCTGGATAGCAATAATTCTGCTCCTTGCCGCCCTATTTTTATCCAATGCTGTCTATGTTGAAGCTTATAATATCCTCAATATTATCAAAGCTTTAGCCGTCATCGGTGCCGGGTGGTGGTTATATCTGGGAGTTTTCAAAAAGTTATCCCTAAAGTTATCGCGGGTCTGGGAACAATTTGATCATCTCGTCGGGATGATGAGTATAATGTTAGTTCTATTATTTTGGATGGTCTTAGCATGA
- a CDS encoding Na+/H+ antiporter subunit E — protein MIGHIILRLTMWFLLTANFTPANIMIGVAIAFLLPRNFASSETLGDWLKVIIKVFIAIPQAYKEAFEIIFRPHKEEEIIFERISGKRSPRLAFWDIFLITFTPKTIVTEYKENEGYEVHVIKRSSQG, from the coding sequence ATGATCGGACATATAATTCTGCGTTTAACTATGTGGTTTTTACTCACCGCTAATTTCACCCCTGCTAATATTATGATCGGGGTGGCTATTGCTTTTCTTTTGCCCCGTAATTTCGCCTCTAGCGAAACTTTAGGCGATTGGTTAAAGGTAATAATTAAAGTCTTTATAGCTATTCCCCAAGCTTATAAAGAAGCGTTTGAAATTATCTTTCGTCCCCACAAGGAAGAAGAAATTATTTTCGAGAGAATTTCTGGTAAACGTTCACCCAGATTAGCTTTTTGGGATATATTTCTGATTACCTTTACCCCGAAAACTATCGTCACCGAATACAAGGAAAATGAGGGTTATGAAGTTCATGTAATTAAACGGAGTTCCCAGGGATGA